DNA sequence from the Borrelia sp. A-FGy1 genome:
GGCATGCTATTAGAAAAAGTATTGTATCAAGGAAAAGTGGGAGATAGAAAGAGGTAGTAGGTGCTAAGAGTGAAGGGAATTGAGAAAGCTAAGGAAATATTTGCTAAATTTGCAAAAAGAATAGTAAGAGATATTAATCCTTTTAATAATTACAAGGTTTTAGTGGAGCTTGGAGAAGAATTAGTGAAGATTAGCAATAAATGTTTTACAAACCAGAGTTCACCTGATGGGAGAGCTTGGGAGCCTTTAAAGGAGAGTACCATAAGAAAGCGTGAATATAGTGGTTTTGGTAAAGGCAGTAGAAGAATTTTGTTCATTAACGGGAAACTTAAGAACTCTGTTGCTTATTATATTAAGGGTAAATCTATAGTTATAGGTTCACCCTTAAAGTTTGCTCATATTCACATGCAGGGGGATAAGACTAGAAATATACCTTCAAGGCCATTTTTAGGTACAGATAATGATTTTAGGAACAATATTGGAAGAATAATTTACAGGTATGGGAGAAATTTTTAATTTTAAATGAAAAGCATAATAAGAGAAGTTTTTACTAAATATTTTACATTTTTTGGCATACCTGAAAATGTGTATCATTTTGACCTTAACGATGATGAGCTTAAGCATTTACTTGGTTCTAAAAGTTATAATGATCCTGTTATTCTAGCCTATATTAAGGGGTGT
Encoded proteins:
- a CDS encoding phage virion morphogenesis protein; this encodes MLRVKGIEKAKEIFAKFAKRIVRDINPFNNYKVLVELGEELVKISNKCFTNQSSPDGRAWEPLKESTIRKREYSGFGKGSRRILFINGKLKNSVAYYIKGKSIVIGSPLKFAHIHMQGDKTRNIPSRPFLGTDNDFRNNIGRIIYRYGRNF